A genomic window from Balneola vulgaris DSM 17893 includes:
- a CDS encoding 6-bladed beta-propeller: protein MSDYRIPLLLLISIVLGCTNEIKDPEIITTNDFVLSDSTKEHLLSMYTQVVDNPEVDELLFANYGSSIGVVITDYDGNFVRKIGEKGRGPKEILSSRFFGAKDSAAILILDKKLGKFKLYNSETEAVQLFDYTFNQGVSITSRGISFCKEKWFSGVQLIRKPTLPSVPTIAVFDTAFSLIDTLGGYDPYFDGRDDILQETTYSLDCENGVIYTVQGKTPKIQAFSIHSGNHLGSTEITPPLFKVSDKFISMSYSSQSWARYLSEEQSISLHLSHDEHHLFLVYRNDSGVYKKRRALNESEHIVAVFNKESFDYLGEVKVPGAILGSTKKGELIMLKDEEALRFQFLKIIPSDGN from the coding sequence ATGAGTGATTATAGAATACCACTCCTTTTATTGATTTCGATAGTTTTGGGTTGTACGAATGAAATAAAGGACCCAGAAATTATTACAACTAATGATTTTGTTTTGAGTGACTCAACAAAAGAGCATTTGTTAAGCATGTACACTCAAGTAGTAGACAATCCAGAAGTAGATGAACTACTATTTGCCAATTATGGATCAAGTATTGGAGTAGTAATAACTGATTATGATGGAAATTTTGTAAGAAAGATTGGGGAAAAGGGTCGAGGACCTAAAGAGATATTATCCTCGCGGTTTTTTGGAGCAAAAGATTCTGCTGCCATTTTGATCTTAGACAAGAAATTGGGAAAGTTTAAACTCTATAACTCTGAAACCGAAGCTGTTCAGCTATTCGATTATACGTTTAATCAAGGTGTATCAATTACATCTAGGGGCATATCATTTTGTAAAGAGAAATGGTTCTCAGGAGTTCAGTTAATTAGAAAGCCAACCCTACCTTCAGTACCAACAATAGCTGTTTTTGATACGGCTTTTTCTTTGATAGATACCTTAGGAGGCTACGATCCTTATTTTGATGGTCGGGATGATATATTACAGGAAACGACATACTCACTGGATTGTGAAAACGGAGTAATTTATACCGTTCAGGGAAAGACACCGAAAATTCAAGCATTTTCCATTCATTCGGGCAATCACTTAGGCTCAACAGAAATCACACCTCCTTTATTTAAGGTCTCAGATAAGTTCATTTCAATGAGTTATAGTTCACAATCATGGGCTCGATATTTATCTGAAGAGCAGAGTATTAGCCTGCATCTTTCTCATGATGAGCACCATTTATTTTTAGTGTATCGAAATGACAGCGGGGTATATAAAAAAAGAAGGGCGCTCAATGAGAGCGAACATATAGTGGCTGTTTTTAATAAAGAATCCTTTGATTATTTAGGAGAAGTAAAAGTCCCTGGTGCAATTTTAGGTTCCACAAAGAAGGGCGAACTGATTATGCTGAAAGATGAGGAAGCTTTACGGTTTCAGTTTCTAAAAATAATTCCTAGTGATGGAAATTAA
- the ffh gene encoding signal recognition particle protein: MFESLSSKLDKAFQHLKGDARISDVNIADTVREIRRALLDADVNYEVARQFTKEIQEKAQGEDVLASVNPGQQFTKIVFDELVTTFGGEKSDIATAHTPPTVILIAGLQGSGKTTFTGKLARYLKQEHKRNPLLAAADVYRPAAVNQLKTLASEIDVPVYSIEQQDAVRVAKEAVAMAKSLAMDTVIIDTAGRLHVDEEMMNEVAEIKKAVNPHEILFVVDSMTGQDAVNTAKEFNERIDYDGVVLTKLDGDTRGGAALSIKTVVNKPIKFVSTGEKLDALSPFYPDRMAQRILGMGDVVSLVEKAQKEFDEEEAQRLQKRISSDKFNLEDFLDQIQKIKKMGDFSDLVSMIPGASKALENADIDDDAFKPIEAIIYSMTPEERQDPSVLNGSRRRRIAAGSGTTVREINDLIKQFEQMKKMMKTMSKMGKMGRAIHGLKNLPIGR, encoded by the coding sequence ATGTTTGAAAGTTTATCCTCAAAATTAGACAAAGCCTTTCAGCACCTTAAAGGTGATGCACGTATAAGTGATGTTAACATCGCAGATACGGTGCGTGAAATACGCCGTGCTCTATTAGATGCGGATGTAAACTATGAGGTTGCCCGCCAATTCACGAAAGAAATTCAGGAAAAAGCACAGGGCGAAGACGTTCTTGCCAGTGTAAATCCAGGCCAACAGTTCACAAAGATTGTGTTCGACGAGCTTGTTACTACATTTGGTGGAGAAAAGTCGGATATAGCCACTGCGCACACTCCCCCCACTGTAATTCTTATTGCAGGTTTACAAGGATCGGGTAAAACTACCTTCACTGGTAAATTAGCTCGTTACCTCAAGCAGGAGCATAAAAGGAATCCTCTTCTTGCTGCCGCCGATGTTTATCGCCCTGCTGCCGTAAACCAACTTAAGACTCTGGCCTCTGAAATTGATGTGCCGGTATACTCTATTGAACAACAAGATGCTGTTCGCGTAGCTAAAGAAGCTGTAGCGATGGCAAAAAGTTTGGCAATGGATACCGTAATCATTGATACTGCTGGTCGTTTACATGTGGATGAGGAAATGATGAATGAGGTTGCGGAAATTAAGAAAGCCGTAAATCCTCATGAAATCTTGTTCGTTGTTGACTCCATGACCGGTCAGGACGCGGTTAACACGGCAAAAGAGTTTAACGAGCGTATTGATTACGACGGTGTAGTTTTAACTAAGTTGGATGGTGACACCCGTGGTGGTGCTGCCCTTTCCATTAAAACCGTTGTAAACAAACCCATCAAATTTGTGAGTACTGGCGAAAAGCTAGATGCTCTTTCCCCTTTCTATCCCGATCGTATGGCACAGCGCATACTTGGGATGGGTGATGTGGTTTCGCTAGTTGAAAAAGCTCAAAAAGAATTTGACGAGGAGGAAGCTCAACGCCTTCAAAAGCGTATTAGCTCTGATAAATTCAATCTCGAAGATTTCCTCGATCAAATTCAAAAGATCAAGAAGATGGGAGATTTCTCCGATCTTGTTTCTATGATCCCCGGCGCCAGCAAAGCATTGGAAAATGCAGATATCGATGACGATGCCTTTAAGCCTATCGAAGCGATTATCTATTCAATGACGCCGGAGGAGCGTCAGGACCCAAGTGTACTAAACGGAAGTCGAAGACGACGTATAGCCGCCGGTTCTGGCACTACTGTCCGTGAGATCAATGATCTCATTAAACAGTTCGAACAGATGAAAAAAATGATGAAGACCATGTCCAAAATGGGAAAAATGGGACGTGCGATTCATGGATTGAAAAACCTGCCTATAGGTAGGTAA
- a CDS encoding WD40/YVTN/BNR-like repeat-containing protein, whose protein sequence is MNKCTRISACLLALLLSVMGSSDWANAQQKDKNQLYDEKLYEGLSFRNVGPYRGGRSTAVTAVPNKDGSNITFFMGTTGGGVWKSDDYGHYWHNLTDGQFDVSSIGAVDAAPSSPNIIYAGTGSACLRGNVSAGKGIYKSFDSGENWEFIGLPDVGQIGDVVVHPQDPNLVYVAALGHAFGKNKERGVYRSKDGGESWEQIFFLSDSTGAVSLAMNPSNPREIYVGMWRAERKPWTMISGADEGGVYKTIDGGENWNKLSGGLPTGVVGKVGVTVSPANPKRVWAIIEAEPAGGVYRSDDAGKTWKRINKENKLRQRAWYYTHIVADPKDENTVYVLNTGMYRSVDGGKTYEGISVPHGDVHDLWIHPEKTNIMVVADDGGAQVTSNGGKTWSTYYNQPTAELYGVVVDNGFPYRLYGAQQDNSTISVPAWSSNNTVHAKEHWYSVGGCETGPVALHPDNPDVIYSGCYGGVIDRYDHKTKQVRNMIEYPQLQLGEAAKNLEYRFQWVSPIVVSPHDENVVFHGSQYVSKTTDGGKTWEKISPDLTTNNPAHQQYAGGPINHDMTGVEIYNTLFAITVSPHDANEIWTGSDDGRVHITRDEGKTWTDITPKDLPELATVENIDVSVHDKGTAYLAAQRYRLDDFEPYIYKTENYGRSWKLISGPKSGFPEKHPVREVKEDPEKEGLLFAGTEFGLFVSFNGGDNWQEFQLDLPVTPVSGIQVAHGDLILSTQGRSFWILDDMTPLRELNSRVANESSYLFKPRDAYRVNDMGPGGEYAPASKPHGATIHYYTKEADEVTLEVLDDQNRIVHTFTMDSALAKKPGTTLIKPKAGMQRLVWGLTYPGPDMVEGAVVWGFTGGIKAPPGTYRVRMQNGRESITQSFEVLNDPRLTDVTKEDYIVQFEFSQQVRDSINQIQNVLRDIESIKEQLAWIADRAKDSGMDPSIQKMGEELQAKLSNYQQKLHQTKNESGQDPIRFPPRIDNQFLELYKFATGPDGYISGGAEGRPVEAAYKRTTDLNAAWIILRKEYERLINVDVAAFNQAVEGGSIRALTKPNRDY, encoded by the coding sequence ATGAATAAATGCACAAGGATAAGTGCGTGCTTATTGGCTTTACTGCTCTCAGTTATGGGCAGTTCAGATTGGGCAAACGCACAACAAAAGGACAAAAATCAATTATATGATGAAAAGCTCTATGAAGGGCTTTCGTTTAGAAATGTGGGACCATATAGAGGTGGGCGTTCAACCGCAGTAACCGCAGTGCCAAATAAAGACGGGAGCAATATAACCTTCTTTATGGGTACTACAGGCGGGGGCGTTTGGAAGAGTGATGACTATGGACATTACTGGCATAATTTAACGGATGGGCAATTTGATGTCTCTTCAATTGGTGCCGTTGATGCCGCGCCTTCTTCACCAAATATCATTTATGCAGGAACAGGCTCCGCTTGTTTAAGAGGAAATGTTTCTGCTGGAAAAGGAATCTATAAATCTTTCGATAGTGGTGAGAATTGGGAGTTTATAGGTCTACCCGATGTTGGTCAGATTGGTGATGTAGTGGTGCACCCTCAAGATCCAAATTTGGTATATGTAGCGGCATTAGGTCATGCTTTCGGTAAGAATAAAGAGCGTGGCGTTTACCGCAGTAAAGATGGAGGAGAGAGCTGGGAGCAGATTTTTTTCTTATCAGATAGTACCGGAGCAGTATCGCTTGCTATGAACCCATCGAACCCACGTGAAATTTACGTTGGGATGTGGAGGGCTGAGCGTAAACCATGGACAATGATTAGCGGTGCTGATGAAGGGGGCGTGTATAAAACAATCGATGGTGGCGAGAACTGGAATAAGCTATCGGGTGGCCTGCCAACAGGTGTAGTTGGTAAAGTTGGTGTAACCGTATCTCCGGCTAATCCTAAAAGAGTGTGGGCCATAATCGAGGCGGAACCTGCAGGCGGTGTATATCGCTCTGATGATGCTGGGAAAACATGGAAGCGCATCAATAAAGAAAATAAACTACGCCAACGCGCTTGGTACTACACACATATTGTAGCCGATCCAAAAGATGAAAACACGGTGTATGTGTTAAATACCGGCATGTATCGTTCAGTGGATGGAGGAAAGACCTATGAAGGTATTTCTGTTCCTCATGGGGATGTACATGATTTATGGATTCACCCTGAAAAAACGAACATAATGGTAGTAGCCGATGACGGGGGTGCTCAAGTAACCTCAAACGGCGGTAAAACATGGTCTACCTATTACAACCAACCTACGGCAGAGCTGTATGGAGTAGTTGTAGATAATGGATTCCCCTATAGGTTGTATGGCGCACAGCAGGACAATAGTACCATCAGTGTACCGGCGTGGAGTTCCAATAATACCGTTCATGCAAAAGAGCACTGGTATAGTGTAGGTGGATGTGAAACGGGACCTGTAGCTCTACATCCTGATAACCCAGATGTGATTTATTCAGGGTGCTATGGTGGTGTGATCGATCGCTATGATCATAAAACCAAGCAAGTTCGAAATATGATTGAATATCCTCAGCTACAATTGGGTGAAGCAGCCAAGAACTTAGAATATAGATTCCAATGGGTGTCTCCTATTGTGGTTTCTCCCCATGATGAGAATGTGGTATTTCATGGTTCGCAATACGTAAGCAAAACTACCGATGGCGGGAAAACGTGGGAGAAAATCAGTCCAGATTTAACCACTAATAATCCAGCACATCAACAATATGCAGGTGGGCCGATTAACCATGATATGACCGGTGTTGAAATTTATAATACCCTGTTTGCCATCACGGTTTCTCCTCATGATGCAAATGAGATTTGGACTGGATCCGATGATGGACGCGTTCATATCACTCGTGATGAAGGAAAGACGTGGACGGACATCACTCCTAAGGACTTGCCTGAACTTGCAACTGTAGAGAATATTGATGTATCGGTACACGATAAAGGAACGGCGTATTTAGCAGCTCAAAGATATCGTTTGGATGATTTTGAGCCCTACATTTACAAAACCGAAAACTATGGCAGAAGCTGGAAGTTAATTTCGGGGCCAAAAAGTGGATTCCCTGAAAAACATCCTGTACGTGAAGTGAAGGAAGACCCCGAAAAAGAAGGACTCCTGTTCGCAGGTACCGAATTCGGATTATTCGTTTCCTTTAACGGCGGCGATAATTGGCAAGAATTTCAGTTAGATCTACCCGTTACACCTGTAAGTGGTATTCAGGTAGCTCATGGCGACCTTATTTTATCAACGCAAGGTCGTTCGTTCTGGATTCTAGATGATATGACACCTCTTAGAGAGTTAAACAGCCGTGTTGCTAACGAAAGTAGCTACTTATTCAAGCCACGAGATGCTTACCGTGTAAATGATATGGGACCGGGTGGCGAGTACGCGCCAGCGTCTAAACCTCATGGGGCAACCATTCATTACTACACAAAAGAAGCAGACGAAGTAACGCTAGAAGTTTTAGATGATCAAAATCGCATCGTACATACGTTTACTATGGACTCGGCTCTTGCTAAAAAGCCTGGCACCACCTTAATTAAGCCTAAAGCAGGTATGCAGCGCTTGGTATGGGGTTTAACCTATCCAGGGCCAGACATGGTTGAAGGTGCCGTTGTTTGGGGCTTTACGGGCGGAATTAAAGCACCTCCTGGAACTTATAGAGTACGTATGCAAAATGGACGTGAATCTATTACTCAAAGCTTCGAAGTGTTAAACGACCCTCGCTTAACCGATGTAACCAAAGAAGATTACATCGTTCAGTTTGAGTTTTCACAGCAAGTACGTGATTCAATTAATCAAATTCAGAATGTGCTTCGTGACATTGAATCCATTAAAGAGCAATTAGCATGGATTGCAGATAGAGCAAAGGATAGTGGTATGGATCCAAGCATCCAGAAAATGGGCGAAGAACTCCAAGCCAAGCTTTCTAACTATCAGCAGAAGCTGCATCAAACGAAGAACGAAAGTGGACAAGATCCTATTCGTTTCCCGCCACGCATCGATAATCAATTCTTAGAGTTGTATAAATTTGCCACGGGCCCTGATGGGTATATTTCAGGTGGAGCAGAAGGTCGACCTGTTGAAGCGGCGTATAAGCGCACAACCGATTTAAATGCAGCCTGGATTATTCTTCGAAAAGAATATGAGCGTCTCATCAATGTAGATGTGGCGGCATTCAATCAAGCGGTTGAAGGAGGAAGCATTCGTGCTTTAACCAAACCAAATCGTGATTATTGA